The Acidaminococcales bacterium genome includes the window GCTAAAATATTATTTGTTGCTGGCTTTGGGCGCAACGATCAAAATCATGCTGCGGCCTTCCAGTTTGGCTTCGCGTTCAATTACGGCAATGTCCCGCAGCGAATCGGTCATACGGTCAAGCACTTTTTTCCCAAGGTCTATATGCATAAGTTCACGGCCGCGAAAAGTTACGCCGATCTTGACCTTGTCGCCGTCAGCCAAAAACTTCAAGGCGTTTTTTAATTTAACCTGGAAATCATGCTCTTCAATCTTGGGGCGCAGTTTAACTTCTTTAATATTGACAATTTTTTGCTTTTTGCGGACGTCTTTGTCACGCTTTTGCCGCTCGTAGCGATATTTGCCGTAATCCATGATCCGGCAAACCGGCGGTTTGCCGGCAGGCGCTATTTCAACCAAATCCATTTGGCGTTTTTGCGCCTCCAAAAGAGCGTCGTGCAACGACATTATGCCTATCTGCTCTCCCGTGTCGGTATTGACGCGGACTTCTCTGGCGCGGATTTCCTCATTGATACGCAAGCCCTCTTTGCTTATAACTGTTCACCTCCAAAAAAATAAAAACGAATAGAAGTTCTATCCGCCAAAGCATACATTTATCAGGATACTTTTATTTTACCCGGCGTACATAGCCGCAAGGTGAGAAGCGGATATGCTTCTGCTTTCAATTGCTTTATAAATTTAGCACAAATAATTGTTGCTGTCAAGGTTTGAATAAATTTTTATACCTGCATAAATGCGCGGACATTCGTGCCGCAAAACCCAAAAAGCGTATCAGGGCAAGCCGTTGGCAGAATGTAAAACCGCTTGAAACGAATAATTGACGGGCATTCAGCCGCCTCATATTTTATTTGCGGAAAATTTGTCCGCAATAGATGTTTTTGGCCAACATAGTGCTTTAGGGCAAAATAAATATACTTTTAGCCGATAGATATGGATTATATAGCTGTTTATAATTAAAAGCAGCTGATCAGCAACCCTGAAGGCGGAAAAGTTTAAACTTTTCCGCCTTCAGGGTTGCTGCGGCAATACAGAAAAACAGGAGGGCATTTCAAATGCGAAAATTGCGCAAATTGCGGATACTGGCCGGCATTTGTGCTTTGCTGCCAATCTCCGTCGGCGCTCGGACTGCTTGGGCGGCGGCGAAAGAAGAAAAAGCTCTGCCGGAATTTAAGCTGGAGAGCATCGTCGTTACCGCTCCGCTTGCCAGCGGCCCGTTAACGCTGGAAACCGACCCGCGCTTTCCCCGGCAGCCGTTGCCGGCCGCTGACGGCGGCGGCTATCTGAAAAATATTCCCGGCTTTTCTGTAGCCAGGCAGGGAGGCAGCGGCGGCGATCCGGTTTTGCGGGGCCTGGGGGGGACGCGCCTTAATGTTTTGTTGGACGGCGCCTTTCAGTTTGGCGCCTGCCCAAACCGGATGGATCCGACTACTTCCTATGTATTTCCCGAAACGTACAGCAAGATTACTATTTTGAAAGGCCCGGAAACAGTGAAATATGGCGGCGGCAACATCGCCGGGACGGTGCTGTTCGAGCGGCAGACGGAACGGTTCGACAAGCCGGGCATCCGTATTAATAGCAGCTTACTCATCGGCGGCAACGGGCGCAACGATGAATTGCTGGACATTGCCGCCGGCGACGTCGAAGGATATGCGCGCATTATCAGGACAAGGTCAGATTCCAACGACTATAAGGACGGCAATGGCAATAAAATCCATTCATATTATACCCGCAACAATTTGACCGGCATTGTCGGCTATACGCCGGACAGCCGCACCTTGTACGAAATTACTGTCGGCACAAGCGACGCCAAGGCGGCCTACGGCGGCAGGGGGATGGACGGCGCGAAGTTTGACCGCGATGAGTATTCCTTTAAATTCAACAAGCAAAATCTGTCGCCGGTCGTCGGCAATCTGGAATTTAAAATATTTCGCAATTACGTGGATCACGTGATGGACAACTATTCCTTGCGTCCGCCCGGCATGATGAAGATGGGGATGGAGGTTGACCGGACGGCCAATGGCGTGCGGCTGGCGGCGGACTTGATTTTAGGCAAGGCGACTTCCGCTACGGTTGGCATAGATTACCAAAAGAACAAACACGCCAGCCGAAGCGCCAACATGATGGGAATTTACGATACCGCCATGACGCGCGATTTGGTTTTCACCAATTACGGCTTGTTTGGCGAATTTAAACACCTTTTGCCAAAAGACAAAAGGCTGCTGGCCGGATTGAGGATCGACCGCATAGAAGCGAAGGACGCGAGGAACGCGGACAAGGACGTTAACCGGACCTACGGCGCTTTCCTGCGCTATGAACGCGACCATGCCCGCATGCCTGTTACATCATACGTCGGCATCGGCCACGCCCAAAGGCCGGCCGATTATTGGGAACGGCGCACTCGCTTTTATTTAAAACCGGAGAAAAATACGCAACTTGACGCCGGCCTCATCTATAGTTCCGGCAAGCTAAAAGCCAGCCTGTCGGCGTTTTATGCCGATGTCGGC containing:
- the infC gene encoding translation initiation factor IF-3, producing MRINEEIRAREVRVNTDTGEQIGIMSLHDALLEAQKRQMDLVEIAPAGKPPVCRIMDYGKYRYERQKRDKDVRKKQKIVNIKEVKLRPKIEEHDFQVKLKNALKFLADGDKVKIGVTFRGRELMHIDLGKKVLDRMTDSLRDIAVIEREAKLEGRSMILIVAPKASNK
- a CDS encoding TonB-dependent copper receptor encodes the protein MRKLRKLRILAGICALLPISVGARTAWAAAKEEKALPEFKLESIVVTAPLASGPLTLETDPRFPRQPLPAADGGGYLKNIPGFSVARQGGSGGDPVLRGLGGTRLNVLLDGAFQFGACPNRMDPTTSYVFPETYSKITILKGPETVKYGGGNIAGTVLFERQTERFDKPGIRINSSLLIGGNGRNDELLDIAAGDVEGYARIIRTRSDSNDYKDGNGNKIHSYYTRNNLTGIVGYTPDSRTLYEITVGTSDAKAAYGGRGMDGAKFDRDEYSFKFNKQNLSPVVGNLEFKIFRNYVDHVMDNYSLRPPGMMKMGMEVDRTANGVRLAADLILGKATSATVGIDYQKNKHASRSANMMGIYDTAMTRDLVFTNYGLFGEFKHLLPKDKRLLAGLRIDRIEAKDARNADKDVNRTYGAFLRYERDHARMPVTSYVGIGHAQRPADYWERRTRFYLKPEKNTQLDAGLIYSSGKLKASLSAFYADVGDFILFRNANVPNAKTAENIDASLYGGEIDVSCQLNKEWALTASLAYVHGSNDSDHRPLAQIPPLEGTLGLKYSHKKVEAGVLWRIVNAKKHYDLNSGSEINYDLGANGGFGVLSAHAAYRAGKDLTVAFGVDNIFDKNYAEFISRSGAGIPALGIASSFRVNEPGRTVWIKINYQY